In Ruania zhangjianzhongii, the following proteins share a genomic window:
- a CDS encoding SLC13 family permease yields the protein MSSNESTETTTRDEGQNQAGPEESTSLRRNRIGLVLGPVLAVLVFLALPDSLSTAGAATAAIAILMAIWWMTEAIPIPATALLPLVLFPLFGVAPIEDVAAPYANDIIFLFMGGFVLALAMQRWELHRRIALRIVSAVGTSPTRLVGGFMLATAFVTMWVSNTATAVMMLPIGLSVLVLVQEQGKGKGDTNFATALMLGIAYASSIGSVATLIGTPPNALMAGYLSADHGIEIGFGQWMLVGAPLAAVFLVLAWIVLTKVIFRPRIKEIAGGRELIRAELHKLGSMSRGEKIVAVVFVVAALSWVFIPFLADTESIGGALPWLANISDAGIAMAVAVVLFLIPVEPKRGIAVIDWDSAAKLPWGILLLFGGGLSLSAMFTATGLSEWIGDQVGFLDGVPTWVLVAAVAAVVLLLTELTSNTATAATFLPIMGGVAVGLDLSVLTLVIPTALAATFAFMLPVATPPNAIAFGSGYVKIGQMVRGGGLLNVIGLVLTMIAMYTLAPLVFNVTL from the coding sequence GCACGTCGCTGCGGCGCAACCGGATCGGGCTCGTCCTCGGCCCGGTTCTGGCGGTCCTCGTGTTCTTGGCCCTGCCCGACTCCCTCTCCACCGCGGGGGCGGCTACGGCCGCCATCGCCATCCTGATGGCCATCTGGTGGATGACCGAGGCGATCCCGATCCCGGCCACGGCGCTGCTCCCGCTGGTGCTGTTCCCGTTGTTCGGTGTCGCACCCATCGAAGACGTGGCCGCGCCGTACGCGAACGACATCATCTTCCTGTTCATGGGCGGCTTCGTGCTGGCCCTGGCGATGCAGCGCTGGGAGCTGCACCGCCGAATCGCGCTGCGGATCGTCTCCGCGGTCGGGACCAGTCCGACCCGGCTGGTCGGCGGATTCATGCTGGCCACTGCGTTCGTGACGATGTGGGTGTCCAACACCGCCACCGCCGTGATGATGCTCCCCATCGGACTGTCGGTGCTGGTGCTCGTGCAGGAGCAGGGCAAAGGCAAGGGGGACACCAACTTCGCCACCGCCCTGATGCTCGGGATCGCCTACGCCTCCTCGATCGGCTCCGTCGCCACCCTGATCGGCACCCCGCCGAACGCACTGATGGCCGGCTACCTCTCCGCGGACCACGGCATCGAGATCGGATTCGGACAGTGGATGCTGGTCGGCGCGCCGCTCGCCGCGGTCTTCCTCGTCCTGGCGTGGATCGTCCTCACCAAGGTCATCTTCCGCCCGAGGATCAAGGAGATCGCCGGCGGGCGGGAGCTGATCCGCGCTGAACTGCACAAGCTCGGCTCCATGTCGCGGGGCGAGAAGATCGTCGCCGTCGTCTTCGTCGTCGCCGCCCTGTCCTGGGTATTCATCCCGTTCCTCGCGGACACGGAGAGCATCGGCGGCGCGCTCCCGTGGCTGGCGAACATTTCGGACGCCGGCATCGCGATGGCGGTCGCTGTGGTGCTGTTCCTCATCCCGGTCGAACCGAAACGCGGCATCGCCGTGATCGACTGGGACAGCGCGGCCAAGCTCCCGTGGGGAATCCTGCTGCTGTTCGGCGGCGGGCTGAGTCTGTCCGCGATGTTTACCGCCACCGGCCTCAGCGAGTGGATCGGCGACCAGGTCGGCTTCCTCGATGGTGTTCCCACCTGGGTGCTGGTCGCCGCTGTGGCCGCCGTCGTCCTGCTGCTGACCGAGCTCACCAGCAACACGGCAACGGCCGCTACCTTCCTGCCCATCATGGGCGGGGTCGCCGTCGGCCTCGACCTGAGCGTCCTGACGCTGGTGATCCCGACCGCCCTGGCAGCGACCTTCGCGTTCATGTTGCCCGTAGCGACGCCGCCGAACGCGATCGCGTTCGGCTCCGGCTACGTGAAGATCGGCCAGATGGTCCGCGGCGGTGGGTTGCTCAACGTGATCGGCCTGGTCCTGACCATGATCGCGATGTACACGCTGGCCCCACTGGTGTTCAACGTGACGCTCTGA